From one Syngnathoides biaculeatus isolate LvHL_M chromosome 12, ASM1980259v1, whole genome shotgun sequence genomic stretch:
- the LOC133509638 gene encoding alpha-internexin-like — protein sequence MNYRDHYTSSSYRKIFGDSSRFSAASSSSSGRMSRSIPRVSPGLRSMAVSRNSTSSVGIYRRLGQPPGSFSLVATDSLDLSQTSVVNNELKVIRTNEKEQLQGLNDRFAMFIDKVRHLEQQNKVLEAELVTLRQRQSEPSRAAHLYQQELRDLRSQLEDLNRDKNRILIERNNMEDELQKLNVKYEQELSVREETEQTLKSFRKDVDDAAAIRLDLERRVESLMDEISFLNKVHDEEIQELSSLMEAQQVSVELELANPDLTSALKEIRNQYESIASKNLQSAEEWYKSKFATLSEQATRSNEAMRASREEMNEFRRQLQAKTLEIETLRGANESLERQTTEMEDAHNGEVTALQETIGQLDTELRNLKGEMAQHLREYQDLLNVKMALDIEIAAYRKLLEGEETHFNSGVSFGAASYSYQTRPPAGSSRSNQRDKDGAKKESLKEEEKDEADINSNN from the exons ATGAACTACAGAGACCACTACACTTCTTCCTCCTACCGGAAGATTTTCGGGGATTCTTCCAGGTtctccgccgcctcctcctcttcctccggcCGTATGAGCAGATCCATACCTCGGGTCTCCCCGGGCCTCAGGTCCATGGCCGTGTCCCGAAACAGCACATCTTCCGTGGGCATTTACAGACGGCTCGGCCAACCTCCAGGCTCCTTCTCTCTTGTGGCCACGGACTCCCTCGACTTGAGCCAAACTTCGGTGGTCAACAATGAACTGAAGGTCATCAGAACCAATGAGAAAGAGCAGCTGCAG GGTCTGAACGATCGCTTCGCCATGTTCATCGATAAAGTCAGACACTTGGAGCAGCAGAATAAAGTTCTGGAGGCCGAGCTGGTGACCCTGCGGCAGAGGCAGAGTGAGCCGTCGCGGGCCGCTCACCTCTACCAGCAGGAGCTGAGGGACTTGCGGTCCCAGTTGGAGGACCTGAACCGGGACAAGAACCGGATCCTGATCGAGAGGAATAACATGGAAGACGAGCTGCAG AAACTCAATGTAAAGTATGAGCAGGAGCTGAGTGTGCGTGAAGAGACGGAGCAAACCTTGAAGTCCTTCCGGAAGGATGTGGATGATGCGGCAGCCATCCGTCTGGATCTGGAGCGCCGAGTGGAATCGCTGATGGATGAAATCTCCTTTCTGAACAAAGTCCACGATGAAGAAATCCAGGAGCTGAGCAGCTTGATGGAGGCGCAGCAGGTCTCTGTGGAACTTGAACTCGCCAACCCTGACCTCACCTCGGCGCTGAAAGAGATCCGCAACCAGTACGAGTCCATTGCCTCCAAAAACCTGCAGTCGGCAGAGGAGTGGTACAAGAGCAAGTTCGCCACCCTGAGCGAACAGGCCACCAGGAGCAACGAGGCCATGCGCGCCAGCAGGGAGGAGATGAACGAGTTCAGGAGGCAGCTGCAGGCCAAGACCCTGGAGATCGAGACTCTGAGGGGGGCCAATGAGTCTCTCGAGAGGCAGACCACAGAGATGGAGGACGCTCACAATGGTGAAGTCACAGCATTGCAG GAGACGATTGGCCAACTGGACACTGAGCTGAGGAACCTCAAGGGCGAGATGGCCCAGCACCTGAGAGAATATCAGGACCTCCTCAATGTTAAGATGGCCCTGGACATTGAGATAGCAGCTTACAG GAAGCTGCTGGAAGGCGAGGAAACTCACTTTAACTCAGGGGTGTCATTCGGAGCCGCCAGTTACAGCTACCAGACCAGACCCCCAGCCGGCTCCTCCAGAAGCAACCAGCGAGATAAAGATGGAGCCAAGAAGGAAAGCctcaaggaggaggagaaggacgaAGCCGACATCAATTCCAATAATTAA